A section of the Papio anubis isolate 15944 chromosome 2, Panubis1.0, whole genome shotgun sequence genome encodes:
- the CCR4 gene encoding C-C chemokine receptor type 4, translated as MNPTDIADTTLDESIYSNYYLYESIPKPCTKEGIKAFGELFLPPLYSLVFVFGLLGNSVVVLVLFKYKRLRSMTDVYLLNLAISDLLFVFSLPFWGYYAADQWVFGLGLCKMISWIYLVGFYSGIFFVMLMSIDRYLAIVHAVFSLRARTLTYGVITSLATWSVAVFASLPGFLFSTCYTERNHTYCKTKYSLNSTTWKVISSLEINILGLVIPFGIMLFCYSMIIRTLQHCKNEKKNKAVKMIFAVVVLFLGFWTPYNIVLFLETLVDLEVLQDCTFERYLDYAIQATETLAFVHCCLNPIIYFFLGEKFRKYILQLFKTCRGLFVLCQYCGFLQIYSADTPSSSYTQSTMDHDLHDAL; from the coding sequence ATGAACCCCACGGATATAGCAGACACCACCCTTGATGAAAGCATATACAGCAATTACTATCTGTATGAAAGTATCCCCAAGCCTTGCACCAAAGAAGGCATCAAGGCATTTGGGGAGCTCTTCCTGCCCCCGCTGTACTCCTTGGTTTTTGTATTTGGTCTGCTTGGAAATTCTGTGGTGGTTCTGGTCCTGTTCAAATACAAGCGGCTCAGGTCCATGACTGACGTGTACCTGCTCAACCTTGCCATCTCAGATCTGCTCTTCGTGTTTTCCCTCCCGTTTTGGGGCTACTATGCAGCAGACCAGTGGGTTTTTGGGCTAGGTCTGTGCAAGATGATTTCCTGGATTTACTTGGTGGGCTTTTACAGCGGCATATTCTTCGTCATGCTTATGAGCATTGATAGATACCTGGCCATTGTGCATGCGGTGTTTTCCTTGAGGGCAAGGACCTTGACTTATGGGGTCATCACCAGTTTAGCTACATGGTCAGTGGCTGTGTTCGCCTCCCTTCCTGGCTTTCTGTTCAGCACTTGTTACACTGAGCGCAACCATACTTACTGCAAAACCAAGTACTCGCTCAACTCCACGACCTGGAAGGTTATCAGCTCCCTGGAAATCAACATTCTCGGATTGGTGATCCCCTTCGGgatcatgctgttttgctactccATGATCATCAGAACCTTGCAGCACTGTAAAAATGAGAAGAAGAACAAGGCTGTGAAGATGATCTTTGCCGTGGTGGTTCTCTTCCTTGGGTTCTGGACACCTTACAACATAGTGCTCTTCCTAGAGACCCTGGTGGATCTAGAAGTCCTTCAGGACTGCACTTTTGAAAGATACTTGGACTATGCCATCCAGGCCACAGAAACTCTGGCTTTTGTTCACTGCTGCCTTAATCCCATCATCTACTTTTTTCTGGGGGAGAAATTTCGCAAGTACATCCTACAGCTCTTCAAAACCTGCAGGGGCCTTTTTGTGCTCTGCCAATACTGTGGATTCCTCCAAATATATTCTGCTGACACCCCCAGCTCATCTTACACGCAGTCCACCATGGATCATGATCTCCATGATGCtctgtag